The Fusobacterium sp. JB019 genome includes a window with the following:
- a CDS encoding DEAD/DEAH box helicase has translation MNKLEKFRELGLGDKTIKALSKKGFEEPSPIQALTIPVLLKGEKDVIGQAQTGTGKTAAFALPILEQIEKSNGAVRAIILAPTRELAIQVAEETNSFAIGRKVKVLPVYGGQAIDQQIRQIRKGVDIVVGTPGRVIDLIKRKILKLDSIDYFILDEADEMLNMGFIDDIEQILSYTKPEKRMLFFSATMPKEILKIAEKHMRKDYEVLKVKAKELTTNLTDQIYFEVKQKDKFEALCRIIDLESEFYGIVFCRTKNDVNEVTGKLNDRGYDAGELHGDITQNYREKTLKRFKKKNITILVATDVAARGIDVNDLTHVVNYSVPQEAESYVHRIGRTGRAGKEGTAITFITPSEYKRLLQIKRVTKTEIRKEKLPGIKDVIVSRKHRIKENVIGNLKENEMADFKDMALELLKEGTPEEVLAAVLKLNYEDVLDSSNYNEIQEATVDNTGKTRLFIALGKEDKMTPKKIVDLIVKESRVSSAKIKNVEVYENFSFMNVPFAEAEQILEIFAKRRKGRKPLVEKAKVRKRSNSGSERNERPRRRDNNRKK, from the coding sequence ATGAACAAATTAGAAAAATTTAGAGAGCTTGGATTGGGAGATAAGACAATTAAAGCTTTATCAAAAAAGGGGTTCGAAGAACCTAGCCCGATACAAGCATTAACTATACCAGTATTATTAAAGGGAGAAAAGGATGTTATAGGTCAGGCTCAAACAGGAACAGGGAAAACAGCTGCTTTTGCATTACCAATACTAGAACAAATAGAAAAAAGTAATGGAGCAGTTAGAGCCATAATACTTGCTCCAACTAGAGAACTAGCTATTCAAGTTGCAGAAGAAACAAATTCTTTTGCGATAGGAAGAAAAGTTAAAGTTTTACCAGTATATGGTGGGCAAGCAATTGATCAACAAATAAGACAAATAAGAAAAGGTGTAGATATAGTTGTAGGTACTCCTGGAAGAGTAATCGATCTTATAAAAAGAAAGATATTAAAATTAGATAGTATTGATTATTTTATTCTTGATGAGGCAGATGAAATGCTTAATATGGGATTTATAGACGATATAGAGCAAATTTTAAGTTATACTAAACCAGAAAAAAGAATGTTGTTTTTCTCAGCTACAATGCCAAAAGAAATTTTAAAAATAGCTGAAAAGCATATGAGAAAAGATTATGAAGTTTTAAAAGTTAAAGCGAAGGAATTAACAACAAACTTGACAGATCAAATATATTTTGAAGTAAAACAAAAAGATAAATTTGAAGCACTATGCAGAATAATTGATTTAGAATCTGAGTTTTATGGAATAGTATTTTGTAGAACAAAGAATGATGTAAATGAAGTTACAGGGAAATTAAATGATAGAGGTTATGATGCTGGAGAACTTCATGGAGATATAACTCAAAACTACAGAGAAAAAACATTAAAAAGATTTAAAAAGAAAAATATAACAATATTAGTTGCTACAGATGTTGCGGCTAGAGGAATAGACGTTAATGATTTAACACATGTAGTGAATTATTCAGTTCCTCAAGAAGCAGAAAGTTATGTTCATAGAATAGGAAGAACAGGAAGAGCAGGAAAAGAAGGAACTGCAATTACTTTTATAACACCTTCAGAATATAAAAGATTACTTCAAATTAAAAGAGTTACTAAAACAGAAATAAGAAAAGAAAAATTACCAGGAATTAAAGATGTAATTGTATCTAGAAAACATAGAATAAAAGAAAATGTTATAGGAAATTTAAAAGAAAATGAAATGGCTGACTTTAAAGATATGGCTTTAGAATTGTTAAAAGAAGGAACTCCTGAAGAAGTTCTAGCAGCAGTACTAAAATTAAATTATGAAGATGTTTTAGATAGTTCAAATTATAATGAAATTCAAGAGGCGACAGTAGATAACACAGGAAAAACTAGATTATTTATTGCTTTAGGAAAAGAAGATAAAATGACACCTAAAAAAATAGTGGATTTAATAGTTAAAGAATCAAGAGTATCTAGCGCTAAAATAAAAAATGTTGAAGTTTATGAAAACTTTTCATTTATGAATGTTCCTTTTGCTGAAGCAGAACAAATTTTAGAAATATTTGCAAAAAGAAGAAAAGGAAGAAAACCTTTAGTAGAAAAAGCTAAAGTAAGAAAAAGATCAAATTCAGGATCAGAAAGAAACGAAAGACCAAGAAGAAGAGATAATAACAGAAAAAAATAA